From the genome of Chlorocebus sabaeus isolate Y175 chromosome 2, mChlSab1.0.hap1, whole genome shotgun sequence, one region includes:
- the LOC103244039 gene encoding small ubiquitin-related modifier 5 isoform X2 — translation MSDQEAKPSTEDLGDKIKDEDIKLRVIGQDSSEIHFKVKMTTPLKKLKESYCQRQELGMEEEDVIEVYQEQIGGHSTV, via the exons ATGTCTGACCAGGAGGCAAAACCTTCAACTGAGGATTTGGGGGATAAGATAAAGGATGAAGATATTAAACTCAGGGTTATTGGACAGGATAGCAGTGAGATTCACTTCAAAGTGAAAATGACAACACCTCTCAAAAAACTTAAGGAATCGTACTGTCAGAGACAGG AACTGGGAATGGAAGAAGAAGATGTGATTGAAGTTTATCAGGAACAAATCGGGGGTCATTCAACAGtttag
- the LOC103244039 gene encoding small ubiquitin-related modifier 5 isoform X1, with product MSDQEAKPSTEDLGDKIKDEDIKLRVIGQDSSEIHFKVKMTTPLKKLKESYCQRQGVPVNSLRFLFEGQRIADNHTPEELGMEEEDVIEVYQEQIGGHSTV from the coding sequence ATGTCTGACCAGGAGGCAAAACCTTCAACTGAGGATTTGGGGGATAAGATAAAGGATGAAGATATTAAACTCAGGGTTATTGGACAGGATAGCAGTGAGATTCACTTCAAAGTGAAAATGACAACACCTCTCAAAAAACTTAAGGAATCGTACTGTCAGAGACAGGGCGTTCCAGTGAATTCCCTCAGGTTTCTCTTTGAAGGTCAGAGAATTGCTGATAATCATACTCCAGAAGAACTGGGAATGGAAGAAGAAGATGTGATTGAAGTTTATCAGGAACAAATCGGGGGTCATTCAACAGtttag